Proteins encoded in a region of the Deltaproteobacteria bacterium GWC2_65_14 genome:
- a CDS encoding pyruvate synthase, with translation MPQAVKKAAARPVQTVVVQTGNEVAATAAKHVNYHIMGYYPITPSTEIAETLDAMKAEGEHSIRMIPGDGEHGAAGICFGATTAGGRVFNATSANGLLFAFEQLPVQSGTRLPMVFNIVTRSVSGPLDIRGDHSDIMLVLNTGWIVLMASEAQAVYDMNIMAPRIGEEMSVRLPVMVAFDGFFTSHQKRRIEVFESPEAILDFLGPFVPTISSVDPRKPVTIGPYMNDPDLINNKKQQSEAMIRSHKVIKKIFAEYAALSGRKYGILDLYRMADAEAALFLVNSAAETAKEAVDALRKQGKKVGLIRPNVIRPFPVEEIREALAKVKGLVVADRQDNYGAYGGAMTLEVKAALQGVKGNRTQVASRIYGVGGKEFFVEDAETLLLEALEIAKTGKVKVSYDYLGVTAGESKYVPPMAYAPVSEAAVSGFTRVETGEDGKMKPRGINVRALTGKEKRIGPGHGACPGCGIFTNLDTFLKGIEGHVTVLFHTGCGMVVTTGYPYTAHKITYVHNLFQNGAATMSGITEMFEERKKRGEIPKDEKITFIMVTGDGGHDIGIGPSLGAAARGNRFILIEYDNQGYQNTGSQLSFTVPLGHSTSTSHFGPFQHGKSTHHKDTAQIFNAAHIPYVFTASESNPRDLIRKAVKAQKYAEEGLVFGKLISFCPLAWRCEDQLAWPILQASVDCCFFPLYEIERGITTINYDPEEKGKKVPVGEWLKTMGKTKHLLRTECKPVLDSFQAEVDRRWVRLKEMHKNPLL, from the coding sequence ATGCCACAAGCGGTGAAGAAGGCGGCTGCGAGGCCGGTGCAGACCGTTGTCGTCCAGACCGGAAACGAGGTCGCGGCGACGGCGGCCAAGCATGTGAACTACCACATCATGGGGTACTACCCGATCACCCCCTCCACCGAGATCGCGGAGACGCTCGACGCGATGAAGGCGGAAGGGGAGCACTCCATCCGGATGATCCCGGGGGACGGCGAGCACGGGGCGGCGGGGATCTGCTTCGGCGCCACGACCGCGGGGGGGCGGGTCTTCAACGCCACCTCGGCGAACGGGCTGTTGTTCGCCTTCGAGCAGCTCCCCGTCCAGTCCGGGACCCGCCTGCCGATGGTGTTCAACATCGTCACCCGCTCCGTGTCGGGGCCGCTCGACATCCGGGGCGACCACAGCGACATCATGCTGGTGTTGAACACCGGGTGGATCGTCCTGATGGCCTCGGAGGCCCAGGCGGTCTACGACATGAACATCATGGCCCCCCGGATCGGCGAGGAGATGTCGGTCCGGCTTCCGGTGATGGTGGCCTTCGACGGGTTCTTCACCTCCCACCAGAAGCGCCGGATCGAGGTCTTCGAGAGCCCGGAGGCGATCCTGGACTTTCTGGGCCCCTTTGTGCCCACCATCTCCTCGGTCGACCCGCGGAAGCCGGTCACCATCGGGCCGTACATGAACGACCCCGATCTCATCAACAACAAGAAGCAGCAGTCCGAGGCGATGATCCGGTCCCACAAGGTCATCAAGAAGATCTTCGCCGAGTATGCGGCCCTCTCCGGAAGGAAATACGGCATCCTCGACCTCTACCGGATGGCGGACGCCGAGGCGGCCCTGTTCCTCGTCAACTCCGCGGCGGAGACCGCGAAGGAGGCGGTGGATGCGCTCCGGAAGCAGGGGAAGAAGGTCGGGCTGATCCGCCCGAACGTCATCCGTCCCTTCCCGGTCGAGGAGATCCGCGAGGCGCTCGCGAAGGTCAAGGGGCTCGTGGTGGCCGACCGGCAGGACAACTACGGCGCCTACGGCGGGGCGATGACGCTCGAGGTGAAGGCGGCCCTCCAGGGGGTGAAGGGGAACAGGACGCAGGTCGCCAGCCGGATCTACGGGGTCGGAGGGAAGGAGTTCTTCGTCGAGGATGCCGAGACGCTGCTCCTCGAGGCGCTCGAGATCGCCAAGACCGGCAAGGTGAAGGTCTCCTACGACTACCTGGGGGTCACCGCCGGGGAGAGCAAGTATGTGCCTCCGATGGCCTACGCCCCGGTCTCCGAAGCCGCGGTTTCCGGGTTCACCCGCGTGGAGACGGGCGAGGACGGCAAGATGAAACCCCGGGGGATCAACGTCCGGGCGCTGACCGGGAAGGAGAAGCGGATCGGCCCAGGGCACGGCGCCTGCCCCGGCTGCGGGATCTTCACGAACCTCGACACCTTCCTGAAGGGGATCGAGGGGCATGTGACGGTCCTCTTCCACACCGGCTGCGGGATGGTGGTGACCACCGGCTACCCCTACACCGCCCACAAGATCACCTACGTCCACAACCTCTTCCAGAACGGCGCGGCGACGATGTCCGGGATCACCGAGATGTTCGAGGAGCGTAAAAAGCGCGGCGAGATCCCGAAGGACGAGAAGATCACCTTCATCATGGTAACCGGCGACGGCGGCCACGACATCGGGATCGGGCCCTCGCTGGGGGCGGCGGCGCGGGGCAACCGGTTCATCCTGATCGAGTACGACAACCAGGGGTACCAGAACACCGGCTCTCAACTCTCCTTCACCGTGCCGCTGGGGCACTCGACCTCCACGTCGCACTTCGGGCCGTTCCAGCACGGGAAGAGCACGCACCACAAGGACACGGCGCAGATCTTCAACGCCGCCCACATCCCCTACGTCTTCACGGCGTCGGAGAGCAACCCGAGGGACCTGATCCGGAAGGCGGTCAAGGCGCAGAAGTATGCCGAGGAGGGGCTGGTGTTCGGCAAGCTCATCTCCTTCTGTCCGCTGGCATGGCGGTGCGAAGACCAGCTGGCCTGGCCGATCCTCCAGGCGTCGGTGGACTGCTGCTTCTTCCCGCTCTACGAGATCGAGCGGGGGATCACCACGATCAACTACGACCCGGAGGAGAAGGGGAAGAAGGTCCCGGTCGGCGAATGGCTCAAGACGATGGGGAAGACCAAGCACCTGCTCCGGACGGAGTGCAAGCCGGTGCTCGACTCCTTCCAGGCCGAGGTCGACCGGCGCTGGGTGCGCCTCAAGGAGATGCACAAGAACCCGCTGCTTTGA
- a CDS encoding dynein regulation protein LC7 — protein sequence MAEGHFILHEREHRGFQEILKKLLADSYAKVVFLIDKNGSLLASAGETESFDTTSIASLAAGNIAATGGLASLIGEKEFSILFHEGERDNMHLSVIENRLILVVIFDRRSSVGLVRLRVRRAGEEMGKVLRAMEERAAEHEEEGVIEELTEEDIESLFK from the coding sequence ATGGCGGAGGGGCACTTCATACTCCACGAACGGGAGCACCGCGGCTTCCAGGAGATCCTGAAGAAGCTCCTCGCGGACTCCTACGCCAAGGTGGTTTTTCTGATCGACAAGAACGGGTCCCTCCTCGCCTCCGCCGGGGAGACCGAATCCTTCGACACCACCTCGATCGCCTCGCTCGCCGCGGGGAACATCGCCGCCACCGGGGGACTCGCCTCGCTGATCGGGGAGAAGGAGTTCTCGATCCTCTTCCACGAGGGGGAGCGGGACAACATGCACCTGTCCGTGATCGAAAACCGCCTCATCCTGGTGGTGATCTTCGACAGGCGCTCCTCCGTGGGGCTGGTCCGGCTCCGTGTGAGAAGGGCGGGGGAGGAGATGGGGAAGGTCCTCCGGGCCATGGAGGAGCGGGCGGCGGAACATGAGGAGGAAGGGGTGATCGAGGAGCTGACCGAGGAAGACATCGAGAGCCTGTTCAAATAA
- a CDS encoding gliding-motility protein MglA: MSFINYSSREINCKIVYYGPGLCGKTTNLRYIYKRMNPDARGKMISLATETERTLFFDFLPLSMGEIRGFKTRFHLYTVPGQVFYDASRRLILRGVDGVVFCADSQLTRMDANLESLENLRTNLQEQGYDPDRIPLVLQYNKRDLNGVASVAELHALLNYRNVPEFEAVATTGVGVFETLKAVIKRVLIDLKKGGR; encoded by the coding sequence ATGTCCTTCATCAACTACTCCTCCCGCGAGATCAACTGCAAGATCGTGTACTACGGTCCCGGCCTCTGCGGGAAGACGACGAACCTCCGGTACATCTACAAGCGGATGAACCCGGACGCCCGGGGGAAGATGATCTCGCTGGCCACGGAGACCGAGAGGACGCTGTTCTTCGACTTCCTCCCGCTGTCGATGGGGGAGATCCGGGGGTTCAAGACCCGGTTCCACCTCTACACCGTTCCGGGGCAGGTCTTCTACGACGCGAGCCGCCGCCTGATCCTCCGGGGGGTGGACGGGGTGGTCTTCTGCGCCGACTCCCAGCTGACCCGGATGGACGCGAACCTCGAGTCGCTCGAGAACCTGCGGACCAACCTGCAGGAGCAGGGGTACGACCCGGACCGGATTCCCCTGGTCCTGCAGTACAACAAGCGCGACCTGAACGGGGTCGCCTCCGTCGCCGAGCTCCACGCGCTCCTGAATTACCGGAACGTGCCGGAGTTCGAGGCGGTGGCGACGACAGGGGTGGGCGTCTTCGAGACGCTCAAGGCGGTCATCAAGCGCGTCCTGATCGATCTCAAGAAGGGCGGCCGGTAG